Part of the Trypanosoma brucei gambiense DAL972 chromosome 6, complete sequence genome is shown below.
GAGCATCCCGCATTTTTCCCTCCAGCGCCTTCCCCATACTCAAGATCATCTCTATAACTTTTATCTGCGTTCCTTTCAACCGAACCCACGGCAGCAGTTGGCTTTATTTTGTGCCGCTTGAGGAGATGCCCTTCAAATGCGTCAGTTGCGGGGAACTGCTCGCGGCACACCGGGCAACGGAATAGCAGGGGGTTGgggacacacacaaagagagAATCGGGATGCTCCGCGGCAAAGTGGTCGTAGAGCAACCCGCTGGCAGTGAAGCCCTTGCGGCACACCGGGCAGCAAAGAAGTCTTCCGGCCGCATCAGGCGCCTCAACTATTACCGGGGAGGTTTGCTTCAATTTCTTCTGCAACTCCTCCCGTAACTGCCGCGCCTCCTCGACCTCAGTGCGCAGGATCGACTGGTGCAACGTTTCGTGCGCGCGTTCCACTTCGGCCTTCAGTCGCCGCACCTCCGCTTCAAAATCAACAGGTTTATccatttttgcttcctcctttcttgcCGCCCCCTTTTTGGACTCATCTTTCTTTGGCGCGTTCGTTTTCCCCACACGTGTCTTCGATTCCGCTCCTTTCGACGCCTCGCCCCTCCGTGTTGCAACTCCTTTTCGTTCAGTTCGTGTTGGCGACGCATCCTTTGGATCATTTTTTCTCTGCCCATCGTTTCCCCCTAATTTGAGACTTCTTGCCTCTCCTTCCCCTGGTCCGTCTTGCCTTTGATGTCCGCTTCCACCCTTGGCGCTCTCCGCTCCCGTGCCGGCTTGATGCCTTCCCTCGTCTGAGAAGTGCCCTTTTCAGCATCTTGGAGGGAAATAATCGGCGATACGGCTTGAATCGTCATTTGTTTCGGGAAAGACGAGCAGCAAGAGTTAGACTATGGAAGCCTGATCAGGGGGGTTTCCTGACAGCGCAATTGTAAAGGAGAACAGTTAAGAATATGGATgtaaaaagagagggaaatggGCACGAGAAGGTGGGAGCACATGGATGCAGCGGGGAAGCGAATTTAAAGATGTAAGAGAAACAATACTGTTCCTGGCGCACGCGAAATACGTATATACGCGtgcttgtgcgtgtgtgtgttgatgTGTATATTTCCGTGCTCAGTTCACGTCAGGCCTTTGGTATCGAAGAACACATTACGAAAGCAAGCCACTGGCGAAACCTGACGATACCATCAGTTCACGAAGCCACTACATGCGTCACGAAGAAGTCTGACTTGTGCGAGGCATTGAAAAGGACGACGGCGTTCATTACAGGAAACGGAGAGGGTGGTTTCCGTGTGCCCTGACGGAGCAGTGGAGGTTGACACTGCGCCAGCaatcttttccccttttgaaCGAACTCCATTGGGACAAGttgtttattgttgctgTACCTGTCCAGCATCCGCGCGTAATCTTCCTCACTGACCCCATGAATAACAACGAAGTTGTTCCGTAGCGGTGTATCGCACTGCTTTCTGTCTATAGCATGGAAGCGACAACATGTCTCAACAACGATTGTCACGCTGTCGTCGGTTGCGAGAGAGAGAACGCGTCCGACCATGATGTCTTCATTTTCCATTCGAAAAAGGGTAAGGTTCCTCCGCAGGCGCCAACTGTACGGTTTCCTAATGAGCGGCCATATCGGCTCGTACGCCACCAACATTTTGGCCATGTCCTTTGAAAGCGTGTATAGTAAGCCGGATGCAACGTAGTAAGGATCCCCAAGAAGGTTAAGCCAGATATTTCCCCAATAAACGTTCTGACGCGGTAACTTGTGCAAGTCAACAAGGTATTGATGCGCATGAACAAACGCGTCATCATCACCTTTTGCCACCTAGTTCACACGGGGTAGTAGTCGGACAGCGAGATCATACCACAGGAACACTTTGCGGCTCATAGTGACTTCCGCTTTTATACCCCGTGTACCGCCGTCCCCAATTTTCTTGTTCCGTCCAGGAACACCCTCATCAATTGGAAGCGTAACCATATCCTGCCAACGCAACGCCTCCTCCTTTAGTTCCGCCGTGTACGTGTGACCGTTACGATGGGATCGATCAGTGAGGTACAATACAAGCATCTC
Proteins encoded:
- a CDS encoding hypothetical protein, conserved (CDS contains frameshift; possible sequencing/assembly error); the protein is MLKRALLRRGKASSRHGSGERQGWKRTSKARDGPGEGEARSLKLGGNDGQRKNDPKDASPTRTERKGVATRRGEASKGAESKTRVGKTNAPKKDESKKGAARKEEAKMDKPVDFEAEVRRLKAEVERAHETLHQSILRTEVEEARQLREELQKKLKQTSPVIVEAPDAAGRLLCCPVCRKGFTASGLLYDHFAAEHPDSLFVCVPNPLLFRCPVCREQFPATDAFEGHLLKRHKIKPTAAVGSVERNADKSYRDDLEYGEGAGGKNAGC